The Caulifigura coniformis genome includes a region encoding these proteins:
- a CDS encoding NAD(P)-dependent oxidoreductase, translating into MTEGPVGVVGLGLTGTAISERLLQRGYAVRVWNRTPSKAEPLIERGAEWSDDPGASCERVVISLFSSDAVAEIVARMNATLRPGQYLIDTTTGVPEHSVSMGQRLAARGVNYLDAPISGSSEQIRQGEAVVMVGGEKAAFEACADLWPVLGKRVFHTGRCGSAAKMKLVTNLVLGLNRAALAEGLAFAELIGVDPAEALNVLKDSPASSRTMDTKGHKMITGDYSVQAKLSQHLKDVCMMLEAAKSAGRPLPLTDTHRQLLERAVAAGLGEMDNSSIVEVLRGTTAE; encoded by the coding sequence ATGACAGAAGGTCCGGTCGGAGTCGTGGGTCTGGGATTGACCGGAACCGCGATTTCGGAACGGCTGCTCCAGCGGGGGTACGCCGTTCGAGTGTGGAATCGTACTCCCTCGAAAGCGGAGCCCCTCATCGAGCGCGGAGCCGAGTGGTCCGATGATCCTGGCGCGTCGTGCGAGCGGGTCGTCATCAGCCTCTTTTCGAGCGACGCCGTGGCCGAGATCGTCGCGCGGATGAATGCGACATTGCGCCCCGGGCAGTACCTGATCGACACGACAACTGGCGTTCCCGAACACTCCGTCTCGATGGGGCAGCGCCTCGCGGCCCGGGGCGTCAACTACCTCGACGCTCCGATCTCGGGCTCGAGCGAACAGATCCGCCAGGGGGAGGCCGTCGTCATGGTCGGGGGCGAGAAAGCGGCCTTCGAGGCCTGCGCCGACCTGTGGCCCGTCCTCGGAAAGCGGGTCTTCCACACAGGCCGTTGTGGCAGCGCGGCAAAAATGAAGCTCGTGACCAACCTCGTACTGGGACTGAATCGCGCGGCGCTCGCCGAAGGTCTGGCGTTCGCCGAACTCATCGGGGTCGATCCGGCCGAAGCGCTGAACGTGCTGAAAGACAGCCCTGCCTCGTCGCGCACGATGGACACGAAAGGTCACAAGATGATCACAGGGGATTACAGCGTGCAGGCGAAGCTGTCGCAGCACCTGAAGGATGTCTGCATGATGCTGGAAGCCGCAAAGTCAGCCGGCCGCCCGCTCCCGTTGACTGACACCCACCGCCAGCTCCTTGAACGGGCCGTCGCCGCCGGGCTCGGCGAAATGGACAACAGCTCGATTGTCGAAGTCCTTCGCGGAACAACGGCCGAATGA
- a CDS encoding DUF6807 family protein, which translates to MIERPRCLPGLSLLAWSVAVLMWGPAANITAADFKDPTAKPEATEKGLGFAQHADRLTITAAGRPLAEFVFDDPLIRRPYVANVRLKSQRQVTRRHPPVEGKDATDHADMHPGIWLAFGDISGHDFWRNQGRIEHLRFVQPPAIDNGIVRFTTESRFVGKEGEALGRMLNRLTARESTSGWRLTWETTLSADSGELVLGDQEEMGFGARVATEMTQKNGGVIRNSEGQQTANATWGQPAAWCDYSGVVDGVPCGVTLMSGPVNFRRSWWHNRDYGVFVANPFGRAAMKQGERSRIVVKAGEPLTLLFAAAFHEGTAHSPAAEYDAFVQSLQTAPEK; encoded by the coding sequence ATGATTGAACGGCCGAGATGTCTGCCCGGCCTCTCGCTTCTCGCGTGGTCGGTCGCGGTGCTGATGTGGGGGCCGGCGGCCAACATCACGGCCGCCGATTTCAAAGATCCAACCGCCAAGCCCGAGGCGACGGAGAAAGGGCTCGGCTTCGCGCAGCACGCGGACCGGTTGACGATCACCGCAGCGGGCCGCCCGCTCGCTGAGTTTGTGTTTGACGATCCCCTGATCCGCAGGCCGTACGTCGCCAACGTTCGCTTGAAAAGCCAGCGACAGGTCACCCGTCGCCACCCTCCTGTCGAAGGGAAAGACGCCACCGATCACGCGGACATGCACCCCGGGATCTGGCTCGCGTTCGGTGACATCAGCGGACACGACTTCTGGCGCAATCAGGGACGGATCGAACATCTCCGGTTCGTGCAGCCCCCTGCGATCGACAACGGAATCGTGCGCTTCACGACTGAAAGCCGCTTCGTTGGGAAAGAGGGCGAAGCATTGGGACGCATGCTCAATCGGCTGACGGCCCGGGAATCGACATCGGGCTGGCGGCTGACATGGGAAACGACCTTGTCGGCCGATTCGGGTGAACTCGTCCTCGGAGACCAGGAGGAAATGGGATTCGGGGCCCGCGTTGCAACGGAGATGACGCAGAAGAACGGCGGTGTGATCCGCAACAGTGAAGGACAACAGACGGCGAACGCAACGTGGGGACAGCCAGCCGCCTGGTGCGACTATTCGGGAGTCGTCGACGGTGTCCCCTGTGGCGTGACGTTGATGTCCGGGCCAGTCAACTTCCGCAGAAGCTGGTGGCACAATCGCGACTACGGCGTGTTCGTGGCCAATCCCTTCGGCCGGGCGGCGATGAAGCAGGGGGAGCGAAGCCGGATTGTCGTGAAGGCGGGCGAACCGCTCACGCTCCTCTTCGCGGCGGCGTTCCACGAGGGAACGGCTCACAGCCCGGCCGCCGAATACGACGCGTTCGTCCAGTCGCTCCAGACGGCTCCGGAGAAGTGA
- a CDS encoding carboxypeptidase regulatory-like domain-containing protein yields MAGLPLAGCSKSEFELAGVTGVVSCDGRPLPKANVVFQPNDGVGTTSIGFTNDAGEYELVFSRKEKGAIVGGHEVQINVWPTEENPRPIRLPARYNTATELKAEVIPGANTFNFDLATDKSAKRKS; encoded by the coding sequence ATGGCCGGACTTCCGCTGGCTGGCTGCAGCAAGTCCGAATTCGAACTCGCCGGGGTAACGGGCGTCGTGAGCTGCGACGGACGCCCGCTCCCGAAGGCGAATGTCGTGTTCCAGCCGAACGACGGAGTCGGCACGACCTCCATCGGCTTCACGAACGATGCGGGGGAGTATGAGCTCGTGTTTAGCCGCAAGGAGAAAGGGGCGATCGTCGGCGGGCACGAAGTGCAGATCAACGTCTGGCCCACCGAGGAGAACCCCAGGCCCATCAGGCTTCCGGCGCGGTATAACACGGCGACGGAGTTGAAGGCCGAAGTGATTCCGGGGGCGAACACGTTCAACTTTGATCTGGCGACCGACAAGTCGGCGAAGCGGAAGTCGTGA
- a CDS encoding FG-GAP repeat domain-containing protein: MSFRCFVLLLFVAPAANATAQWQRHVIDDSSRGADGTRLKDVNGDGLPDIVTGWEQGGVVRLMVHPGAERVRKPWPAVTVGTARDVEDAVLVDLDGDGACEVVSCCEGDSQQVRVSWAPADRSRLLDAEAWSTAPLPASLNVTRWMFALPAQIDGRHGIDFFAGGKSRGSQIGWFQAPADPRALAEWTFHPLRPVGWTMSLVSSDMDGDGDLDLVFSDRKGDRSGVYWLENPGRDVASPWIEHAIAGVGAETMFLDLADLDSDGLEDIVVATKPAHVLWLKRLDRSGEHWKSSTIPFPPMSGTAKAVSLGDLDLDGRMDLVVTCEAAASPLHGVSWLSCDGPPGQGSWSPRPISGSDGVKYDLAPLVDLDGDGDLDVLTCEENRGLGVIWYENPARSPGAGKVSK; the protein is encoded by the coding sequence ATGTCGTTCCGCTGTTTCGTGCTGCTGCTCTTCGTCGCCCCGGCGGCGAATGCCACTGCCCAGTGGCAGCGGCACGTCATCGACGATTCGTCGCGAGGCGCGGACGGCACTCGACTGAAAGACGTGAACGGCGACGGCCTGCCTGACATTGTGACCGGCTGGGAACAGGGGGGTGTCGTTCGGCTGATGGTTCATCCGGGCGCCGAGCGCGTCCGAAAGCCGTGGCCCGCCGTGACGGTGGGAACGGCCCGGGACGTCGAGGACGCCGTTCTCGTCGACCTCGATGGGGACGGAGCCTGCGAGGTGGTCAGTTGCTGCGAGGGGGATTCGCAGCAGGTTCGCGTTTCCTGGGCACCTGCTGATCGCAGTCGTCTTCTCGATGCGGAGGCATGGTCGACCGCCCCACTGCCCGCGTCACTGAACGTCACGCGATGGATGTTCGCGCTCCCCGCGCAGATCGACGGCCGTCATGGGATCGACTTCTTCGCCGGAGGAAAGTCCAGAGGGTCGCAGATTGGCTGGTTCCAGGCGCCGGCCGATCCGAGAGCGCTTGCGGAGTGGACGTTCCACCCGTTGAGGCCGGTCGGATGGACGATGTCGCTGGTCTCCTCGGACATGGACGGCGACGGCGACCTCGACCTCGTTTTTTCGGACCGCAAGGGAGACCGATCGGGCGTTTACTGGCTGGAGAATCCCGGGCGCGATGTGGCTTCGCCGTGGATCGAACACGCGATTGCTGGAGTCGGAGCCGAGACGATGTTCCTCGACCTGGCCGATCTCGACTCGGATGGCCTGGAGGACATTGTCGTGGCGACCAAACCGGCCCACGTGCTGTGGCTGAAGCGGCTCGATCGTTCCGGGGAACATTGGAAGTCGTCCACGATCCCGTTTCCACCGATGTCGGGAACGGCCAAGGCCGTGAGTCTTGGCGATCTCGATCTTGATGGCCGGATGGATCTTGTCGTCACGTGCGAAGCAGCCGCGTCGCCGTTGCACGGAGTGTCGTGGCTTTCCTGCGACGGCCCGCCGGGGCAGGGTTCGTGGTCGCCGCGCCCGATCAGTGGCAGCGACGGTGTGAAGTACGACCTCGCGCCGCTCGTGGACCTGGATGGCGACGGAGATCTGGACGTGTTGACCTGCGAGGAAAACCGCGGGCTCGGTGTGATCTGGTACGAAAATCCCGCGCGATCCCCAGGTGCAGGGAAGGTTTCGAAATGA
- a CDS encoding MFS transporter, with amino-acid sequence MSGPTLSPGGRIAVLAAASLGLVFDGVELGLMPVASLSISRSLLGESYTPTLGGDWFARFTAALMLGAALGGIWLGSLGDRIGRTRAMGLSILCYSVFAALGAFARTQEEMLILRFLVGLGVGGVWPNAIALVSECWPNASRPMVSGVMSAALNAGILLLSQLARVWPITPDTWRWVFQLAGLPAVLGILVLIALPESPRWLVSRGEVKRQATPIRELFGPSLWRLTLAGIVISSIPMVGAWAASKWMIPWSDKIAGASNSGYKAATQGWWALGATLGSFSGAQLASLLGRRLSYALISVGSCLLTVMMFQWTAPLEPAFHAVVFAQGFVATLFFGWLALFLPELFPTHVRATGTGLSFNSGRFATAVGVLAVGFLFRALGGDYPRVGTICAMIYGLGLFAIWWAPVASRSTLND; translated from the coding sequence ATGAGCGGACCCACGTTGAGCCCCGGCGGACGGATCGCGGTCCTGGCGGCCGCGAGTCTCGGACTGGTGTTTGACGGCGTCGAACTCGGCCTCATGCCGGTAGCGTCGCTGTCGATTTCCAGAAGCCTGCTCGGCGAGTCTTATACGCCCACGCTCGGGGGCGACTGGTTCGCGCGATTCACCGCGGCGCTCATGCTGGGGGCAGCGCTGGGCGGAATCTGGCTCGGCAGCCTCGGCGACCGCATCGGCCGGACGCGCGCGATGGGCCTCAGCATCCTCTGCTACTCCGTCTTCGCTGCCCTCGGGGCGTTCGCCCGCACGCAGGAAGAAATGCTGATCTTGCGGTTTCTCGTCGGCCTCGGAGTCGGCGGCGTCTGGCCCAACGCGATCGCCCTCGTCTCCGAATGCTGGCCGAACGCATCGCGTCCGATGGTCTCAGGCGTCATGAGCGCGGCACTGAACGCAGGCATCCTGCTGCTCTCGCAACTGGCGCGCGTCTGGCCGATCACTCCCGACACCTGGCGCTGGGTGTTCCAGCTCGCCGGCCTCCCAGCCGTCCTCGGAATCCTCGTGCTCATCGCGCTTCCCGAATCGCCGCGATGGCTGGTGAGCCGGGGAGAAGTGAAGCGGCAGGCGACTCCGATCCGCGAGCTGTTCGGCCCGTCGCTGTGGCGGCTGACGCTCGCGGGAATCGTCATCAGCTCGATTCCGATGGTCGGCGCCTGGGCGGCAAGCAAGTGGATGATTCCCTGGTCCGACAAGATCGCCGGGGCCTCCAATTCGGGTTACAAGGCGGCCACGCAGGGCTGGTGGGCGCTCGGAGCGACCCTCGGAAGCTTCTCCGGCGCACAGCTGGCGTCGCTGCTCGGACGACGGCTGAGCTACGCGCTCATCAGCGTCGGCTCCTGCCTCCTCACCGTGATGATGTTCCAGTGGACCGCGCCTCTGGAGCCGGCGTTTCACGCGGTCGTCTTTGCCCAGGGTTTCGTGGCGACGCTGTTCTTCGGCTGGCTGGCGTTGTTCCTCCCCGAACTCTTTCCGACCCACGTCCGGGCCACCGGAACCGGGCTGTCGTTCAACTCGGGCCGGTTCGCGACCGCGGTCGGCGTCCTCGCGGTCGGATTTCTGTTCCGGGCCCTCGGCGGCGACTATCCCCGTGTCGGAACCATCTGTGCGATGATCTACGGCCTGGGGCTGTTCGCCATCTGGTGGGCGCCCGTTGCCTCCAGGAGCACGTTGAATGATTGA
- a CDS encoding DUF1559 domain-containing protein, giving the protein MWRRARRPGFTLIELLVVIAIIAILIALLLPAVQQAREAARRTQCRNNFKQIGLAMHNYMDVHRMLPPAMVHNVNPGVPVVGSGPRAAWGWGSLILPFLDQGPLYNQMGVGSRTLTEMLQSPTLAILARTPLPAYRCPTDIAPADNNGASREFDSSFRPNFPDNRAYVGTSNYIACAGTRTCNSNTYLTQARDGLGMMQPSGSIQLRDVVDGSSNTFMVGERDWIATAGGWVGVSRYDNDGRSAAGMVLGACQNDARLNFPPNPGNDYAEKAFGSSHEGGAHFVFGDGHVGFISENIHFDSTNQTASGPSTRMGTYQRLLRREDGLPVGEF; this is encoded by the coding sequence ATGTGGCGCCGCGCTCGTCGACCAGGGTTCACGCTGATTGAGTTGCTCGTGGTGATCGCGATTATTGCGATCCTGATTGCACTCCTGCTGCCCGCCGTGCAGCAGGCCCGCGAGGCCGCCCGCCGGACGCAGTGCCGCAACAACTTCAAGCAGATCGGGCTGGCGATGCACAACTACATGGATGTGCATCGCATGCTCCCGCCGGCCATGGTCCACAACGTGAACCCCGGCGTGCCGGTCGTCGGCAGCGGGCCAAGGGCCGCGTGGGGCTGGGGCTCGTTGATCCTCCCCTTCCTCGATCAGGGGCCGCTCTATAACCAGATGGGCGTCGGTTCGAGAACGCTGACCGAAATGCTGCAGAGCCCGACCCTCGCAATTCTGGCACGGACGCCCCTGCCGGCTTACCGCTGCCCGACCGACATTGCCCCCGCCGACAACAACGGCGCGTCCCGCGAGTTCGACAGCTCGTTCCGGCCGAACTTCCCGGACAACCGGGCCTATGTCGGAACTTCCAACTACATCGCCTGCGCCGGAACGCGAACCTGCAACTCCAACACCTACCTCACGCAGGCGCGCGACGGTCTGGGCATGATGCAGCCGAGCGGCTCCATCCAGCTGCGCGACGTGGTTGATGGCTCGAGCAACACCTTCATGGTCGGCGAACGCGACTGGATTGCCACCGCCGGCGGATGGGTCGGCGTGTCACGCTACGACAACGACGGCCGCAGCGCTGCGGGAATGGTCCTCGGCGCCTGCCAGAACGACGCCCGCCTCAACTTCCCGCCCAATCCTGGAAACGACTACGCCGAGAAGGCCTTCGGGAGCAGCCACGAAGGGGGCGCTCACTTCGTCTTCGGCGACGGACACGTCGGCTTCATCAGCGAAAACATCCACTTCGATTCGACGAACCAGACGGCCTCCGGACCGAGCACCCGCATGGGAACCTACCAGCGCCTGCTGCGTCGTGAGGACGGTCTGCCCGTCGGCGAGTTCTAA